Proteins encoded by one window of Microcebus murinus isolate Inina chromosome 2, M.murinus_Inina_mat1.0, whole genome shotgun sequence:
- the LOC105864486 gene encoding olfactory receptor 10J5, producing MQKKNFIEVKEFIFLGCSSFGKHQITLSVVFLTIYILTLAVNIIIVTIIRVDHHLHTPMYFFLSMLASSEMVYTLVIVPRMLSGLIFHNQPISLVGCTTQMFFFVILATNNCILLTAMGYDRYMAICKPLRYTVIMSKGMCAQLVCGSFGTGLVTAVLHVTAMFNLPFCGTVMDHFFCDIYPVMKLPCIDTTINEIINYGVSSFVIFVPIGLIFISYVLVISSILKIASAEGQKKNFATCASHLTVVIVHCGCASIAHLKPKLESSIEKDLLLSVTYTIITHLLNPVVYSLRNKEVKDALHRVVGRNIS from the coding sequence ATGCAGAAAAAGAACTTCATAGAAGTGAAAGAATTCATCTTCTTGGGATGCTCTAGCTTTGGAAAGCATCAGATAACCCTCTCTGTGGTTTTCCTAACCATCTACATTTTAACTCTGGCTGTTAACATCATCATTGTGACCATCATCCGCGTTGACCATCACCTCCACACAcccatgtatttcttcctgaGCATGCTGGCTAGTTCAGAGATGGTGTATACACTGGTTATTGTCCCACGGATGCTTTCCGGTCTCATTTTTCACAATCAGCCCATCTCTTTGGTAGGCTGTACAACCCAGATGTTCTTTTTTGTCATCTTGGCCACCAACAATTGCATCTTGCTGACAGCAATGGGCTATGACCGCTacatggccatctgcaagcccctGAGGTACACAGTCATCATGAGCAAAGGAATGTGTGCGCAGTTGGTATGTGGGTCCTTTGGCACTGGTCTGGTTACGGCAGTTCTCCATGTGACAGCCATGTTCAATTTGCCCTTCTGTGGCACAGTGATGGACCACTTCTTCTGTGACATTTACCCAGTCATGAAACTGCCTTGCATTGATACCACTATCAATGAGATAATCAATTATGGTGTAAGttcatttgtgatttttgtgCCCATAGGCCTGATATTCATCTCCTATGTCCTCGTCATCTCCTCCATCCTTAAAATTGCCTCAGCTGAGGGCCAGAAGAAGAACTTTgccacctgtgcctcccacctCACTGTGGTCATTGTCCACTGTGGCTGTGCCTCCATTGCCCACCTCAAGCCCAAGTTGGAAAGTTCAATAGAAAAAGACCTTCTTCTCTCTGTGACCTACACCATCATCACTCACCTTTTGAACCCTGTTGTTTACAGTCTGAGGAACAAGGAGGTCAAAGATGCACTGCACAGAGTTGTGGGCAGAAACATTTCTTAA